The Novosphingobium sp. P6W DNA window AGGTGATCAGCCACATCGTCGGACTGGATGTCGATCGCTCGGAAGAGTACCATCAGGCACTGCTGTTCTTCAGCTCACCGTCACCCGAACGCTTGCAGCCCCTCATCGATTTTCATGCTTACGTTGAAAGCGTCATCCAGGATCGTCGTGACGATCGTCGGGACGACCTGATCAGCCATGTGTGGAACATGCGAGATGCAGGCGAATCGGTCATGACCGACTTCGAGATGCTTTCCCTGTTCCCTGGATTGATGCTCGCCGGGCACGAGACCTCCGCCAATCTTATCGTTATGGCCCTTACTCACATGCTGGATCGTCCCGGGATGTACGAATGGGCGCAGCAAAGTGATGAGCATCGTGTGCAGGCGCTGGAGGAAGCTTTCCGCTTCGAGGGACCGATTACAGGCATGCCGCGTGTCGTTACCCAACCAGTTACTCTAGGGGGCAAGGATCTGATGCCCGGGGAGGAAGTTTTCCTCGCCTATGGTTCGGGCAATCGAGACGCGAGCCACTTCGACGAAGGCGACACGTTTGACGTCGCTCGCCGGAGTCGCACGCAGCACATCGCTTTCGGTCAGGGTATCCATGCTTGCCTCGGAGCCCCCCTCGCTCGCCTCCTGCTAAAGGTTGAGCTTCGCGTTCTTGCGGATCGCCTGCCCGGCCTACGCTTCGCCGTGCCCTATGAAGAACGCGATTACTTCCCGGTTCGCGAGGTCCGAGCGCTCGTTCACACGTCGTTTGCATGGGACGTGCTCGACAGCCATCGGGCCAAGCGCGGGAAGCATGCAGCGCCCGCTGGGGTAGGGGCGGATGACGGTTGGATAAAGGCGGCTATAACTGGGCTTCGATTGGAAGCCGAAGGGGTGCTGGAAGTCCGCATAGGCGCGCTAGATGGCGATCTGCCTGCATGGGAAGCCGGTGCCCACGCAGAGATCGAGTTACCAAACGGGGTAATCCGTCAGTACTCGCTTTGCGGCACGGTGCACGACGGCTCCGAATGGGCCATTGCCGTGTCCCGGTGCGCCGACGGACGCGGTGGCTCTGTCTATATCCACGATAGGCTTAGAACCGGCAACGTCGTGCGACTTCGCCCTCCGCGTAACCACTTTGCACTGAGGGAAACCAGTGGGCCGGTGCTTCTTATAGCTGGAGGTATCGGTATTACGCCGCTCGTGACGATGGCAGAGGATCTGTCGGCGGCGGGAACTGATTGGCGTCTGCTATATCTTGGCCGCTCTATCGAAAGCATGGCGTATCGCGACCGCCTGCTGGCGCTTGATCCCCGGCGGGTCACAATCTGGGCTACTACCGAGCAAGGACGGTTTGATCTTGGGACTAGTCTTGCGGGCACACCGGACGGCACAGTCGTGTACTGTTGCGGGCCTGAGCATCTGATGCGTGCGGTCGAAGGTCTTTGCGAGGGGCGTGGATTAGTCGCCTATCTTGAGCGTTTCGCTCCGGCGGAAGTGGACACATCGAATGACCGCCCATTTGACGTTGTCATCCAATCGACTGGGGAGACGGTCCATGTCGAAGCCAACGAGACTGTACTTGCAGCGCTCGCCCAGGCGGGCGTGCAGGTCCTTTCCACGTGCCAGGAAGGCACCTGCGGGTCGTGCGAAGTTGGCGTTGTTGAAGGCGATATCTTGCACCGAGACACCGTGCTCACGCGCGAGGAGCGGGCCGCGAGCGAAACCATGATGGTGTGCGTCTCTCGTTGCGCCGGCGACCGCTTGGTCCTCCGCCTCTGAGCACAAGCCCCCGGTCACGCCGGGCAGCGACGCTCTAGTGTCACTGGCCCGGCCAAACCAGATGGCCGGGCCGGGGTATCGCCAGCATAAAGTTGCCCTGCCGGCGTGGATGGCGCGTCGCGGCCAGCGGCAATCAGGCGGTTCACCCAAGTCGTTGCAATGTCGATCTCCAACTCGTTGGTGCCCTCGTGCAGCGCATCAGTTACCTCTATTCGGTATGGTGGAGTCCAGACGGTGCCGGCGGCGTGGCTACCCACTCGAACTTGAGCCACGTCCGCAATCTCCCCGAGATTGAGCCAGTAGCGGGCTCCGGAGCAATCTTCGCTCTTAAGATGGGGGCGGGTGATCGCACCGATATAGCGAGCCGTGCCCGAAAAATCGCGATAACGCGGCGAGTCACTCAGCCACTGCAGCCCGGGAAGTGACGCGGTACGATCAGGCAAGCCCCGGCTCTCCAAGCGGACCGTCCATTGACTGCCGGCCTGAGCCACTGTCTCGAATGTAGTGTACTTGGGCAATGTATCCGGCTGCGGGAACATCATTAGAAAACGGCTCTCATTTGAACCCAGTGCGACTTCGACGCGGGTCTGCGAGCCATCTTCTTGTGCCGACGCGTCCTCGCGAGAGCCTGTAACAGCATCCCACCACTGCGCTGTTCCTTGCGCCGATAATGTCACCTCGCCAACAAAGGGCCGGGCTGCCCGATTGACAAGGAAGTAGAGATTGGCAGCACCAATAACCCGGTGCTGAACTGCAACATCGAACGCTCCCGAACCTCGTAGGCGCCAAGCGGGCTGCAGTCCTATCGTTTCAGCAGCGCTAGCGATACTTTCGGTCCCGATAACATTCTTTCGAGACCAGATTGTGTCCGCAAGCGTATCGAACCTCGCGGCGTCGTCTGTCGATTTCGAAGATTGCACAGGCCTTGGCCCGGCTATCGTTACACCTTGCTCAGCCAACGCAGCAAGCTTCTCCAGCATCGCCAAGCTCATTCTACGGCTGCTTCCGCCCAAATAAAGCATCGCGTACGAATTGCCGGACGTGTTATGCAGACGTCCGTCAACGACCGACAGCGCATTCAGCAATGTTGCATCGATGAAGTCGTAGTCCAAGCCCGCGGGGGCAGCGGGCAACCCTTCCCCATATAGACCAGTCACAGGTGCCTCTTCGCCGATGAAAAAGGCAATCGGCGTATCCGCCCGGCCCTGACGCAGAAGGAACTGGGTACGCGTAAGATAACGCGTCCACCCCTGAGCCATAGCTGCCCATCCCTCATTGCGGTTGAAATTATGGCCAAGCATCGGCAGCATGGTTATTCCCGGGAATGCAGCGGCGCCCGCAGCCTGATGAACCGAACTGTGGAGCATGAGGCGGTTTCCACCCAACACGAAAGCAAGATCAGCCGCGGGGCGCATGTCGTGAGGAGCGATCGCCCATGGCTGGCCGAAGGTGGTCAGCGCCTCTACTGCCGTCACCGGCTTTCCAAGCACATGCGCGACTGATGACGCACCCTTGATATCCGCTTCATAGGTGGGCTTGGGCCTGCTACCTCCCTTGAACCACCACATCGCCCCCGCGGGCACATCAGCGTGAGACCGCATGGCGAGGTCGTCACCAAGCTGCGGTCGATGATCTTCCAACGCTTCGGCAGTGTACGCCAGACCGTGCTCTTTTGCCACTCTGGCTATGGTGCCGTAATGCGCTTCACTGATCAGATCGGAAATGGTCGCGCGGAAATCCGAAAGAAACCCGTCGGTGCGATCACTGTTGTCAACAACGCGCCCCGTGAGCGCTGGCAGCCAGCGCGCGAGATCGTAGCCACGCCGTCTAGCGAATTGGCTGGGCATATCGTCCGTCCAGTTCTGCATACCCGCTTCTATGCTGTCGCTCAGAATAGCGTCGATCTTTTCGGCGCCTTGCAGAGCTTCCTCATACAAACCCAGATAGTGCTTCAGATAAGCCTCGACTCTGGATGCCGAAAGCTTGTCTACTTCGAGACCGGTCGCTTCTACCGGTGCCGGGCCATTTTGATGACCAGTGAGCGACATGCCAAACCGGAAGATGGTCCAGCGCCTGCGATCGGGCGGCGACCAGTCGAGCGTGCCGTCAGGATGCATTTTCCCAGTCAAATCGATCACTGTAGAGGGATCGATACCAACCACATTGGCGGAGTCCTCGAGGGCATTGTAATCAATCGCAGTCGCAAAGCCTGCCTTCTCTTCGGCCGACCGAACTAGAGGATTGCCCCAAAGGGTCAATTCGGTGACGTTGTATGTTCCGTCCGGTTTGGGAAAGGGCATCGGCTTGACACCCGGAGCATATGTCAATTGATCACTGAAGCCGGGTTTTGTGTCAGGAGACAAAGCCAGTCGGAAATAACGGGCGCGCTCGACCGGAAAGCTGTTGGTCCGAACGGGTGCGGTCGAAGCAGGAAGGGTGGTGACGAGGCGCCAAGCTTTACCGTCATCACTAGCTTCCAACGCTGCCCCGGGAGCCGGCGGCGCTCCAAAACCGTGGGGGCTGGGTAGGCCCAAGCGTACAGCGCGCACATCCTGCGCCGCACCCAGGTCGAATGTAAGATGCGCGAGCCCTGCCGCGCTACCCTTCAACAAAACCCCCGCGCCAAAATGACCGTCGCTGAGCTTCTCGATTGAGGTGCGGTGAAGTCCGGCTACCCCGATCGGCCTTCGCAGTTGATCGACCGCAGGAAATGCGATGACTGCTACATCGGCGTAGAAGCTTTCTCCACTCTTTGTCCCCGTACCTACCACGTCCTGATATGGCCCATATTGGCCCGGCGGCTTACGAAGGCGGATCAGCCTGCTTCCCGGTTCTGCCTCAATCTCACTCCAAACCAGCTTCTTCATAGCGTCAGCAGGCCGGACCCAAGGACCACCGGTAGCGCTCCATCCCGGGGATGTGGTAATGCCAAATTTCATGCCATTTCGGTGAGCGCGACTGACGCTCCGGCGCAAGACCTCTTTCCACCCGGGCGACATATATGATTGCAGGACATCTACTTGTTTGGGGGCGCCGAGTCCCCCTTCAAATTGGAAAACACCGCCGATGCCAGCTTGGGCAAGCCAGTCCAGATCGCTCTCTGCTTCTGTCGCAACAACATTGCCATTCATCCAGTGCCACCATGCCCACGGCTTCGCCGAACTGGGCGGCTGCCGAAAGCTCGCGAAAAGAGCTCCCTGCTCCGACGCGGCTTCAGTCATTCGTGGTGAAGGCGGGGTCGTCGTAGCGCAGCCATTCAGAAGGGCTCCTATTGCGATGGAAGCCAACAGCGCGCCATTGCGCGAGTTCACTTTGATACTCACCTCTAAAATCTCCCGTACCCACGAGCCGCTCAGTGCGCTAAACACGATTTATTATTCTAATTCGTTGCGAGCATCAACCGGTCACGCAGGCACGCTAGAAACAACCTGTCAACCGGCGCGCAAAACTGGGTCTGACTCAAATTCCGTGCAGATTTGACAAATCCGAAGGGTAGCCGCGAACTCCAGCTCACGGAAAGCGAGGAGTACGGGTCAATGGCCGTGAAAGCATGGGACAGCAGCCTGACGCTCCCCGGTTTGATTGTGGAGAGCAGGGCTGTCGTGGACGGAACTGTCGAGGTTTCGGGGCGCTTAGCATCTGCTGGAGCGATGTGCCCGGACTGTGCCACTCCATCGACATCCCTCCACAGCCGATACGACCGCACGCTCTCGGATTTGCCGGTCAGCGGCAGCACGGTTCGGCTTCGGCTGTCAGTCCGTCGGTTTCGATGCACGCACACGTCTTGCCAACGACGCACGTTCAGCGAACCTTTGGCGCCGCCGGTTGGCCGTCGATATGGCCGCAGGGTGGGCCGCTGCGACGCCTTGGTACGGGCAGTCGCGGTGGCGCTAGGCGGTCGGCCCGGGGCGCGGATGATGGCGCGACTAGCGGCGCCGTGGTCGCGCGACACGATGCTGCGTGTCCTACGGCGTGGTGATCCTGCCGCCGAACTGCCGCCGCCCGCGCGGGTGGTCGGCATCGATGACTTCGCCTGGCGCCGCGGCCACAGCTACGGCAGCATCGTCGTGGATCTCGAGCGCCGTCAGGTCATCGACCTGCTGCCCGATCGCCAGCGCGATACTGTAATCGCGTGGCTGCGCCAGAACCCGCAGGTCGAGATCATCTGCCGTGACCGAGGTCCGGGGTATGGTGCCGCAGCCAGCGAAGCGGCGCCGCAGGCGCGGCAGGTGGCCGACCGCTGGCACCTGTTCGAGAATGCCTCGGCGGCGTTTCTCGCCGCAGTGCGCTCGGAGATGCCCTGCCTACGTCGGGCATTGGCGCCCACTGGCCCGGTTGATCCCGCAACCTTGACCCGCGCCGAGCGCATCCAGTGGGATGGTGCGCAATTGCGTGAGGCGCTCAATCGTCAGATCATCGATCTGGCCGCGCAAGGCATCCCGATCAAGGCCATGTCGCGCGCGACCGGCGTTTCGCGCCAGACGATCCGGAAGGTTCTGCGCGGCCAGCGGCACGATACGTTCCGCAGCCGCGAGAGTTCGCTCGACGCTTGGTCGCTGACACTCGAGGCAGAGTGGAACGCGGGGTGCCGGATCGGCGCGGAACTTTGGCGTCGGCTGAAGGCATCCGGTTTTGCCGGCTCCCTGCGGGTTGTCAGCGAATGGGCCACGCGCCGCCGTCGCGATGAGAAACTCGGCCACTCTGGTGGCGCTGGGCTGAGCGCGCGGACCATTGCGCGCAGCATGACCATCGAACGCGAGACCGGTTCTGCGCAAACCGCCTTGATCAACGCGGTGATCGAAAAGGCCGTACCCGCGCTGATCACCGCACGTGAGGCCCTCGATCGCTTCCATGCCATGATGCGCTCGAAGGACGAAGCGCGGCTCGATCCATGGATCGCCATGGCGGCAGACACTAAGCTCGCCGCCTTCGCCGCCGGCGTCGAGGCGGACAAGGACGCCATCGCCGCCGCAATCGCCACGCCATGGTCCAGTGGTCAGGTCGAGGGGAAAATAAACCGCCTCAAGGCGATCAAGCGCCAGATGTTCGGGCGCGCTAAAATCGACCTGCTCAAGGCAAGGGTCATGGCGCCAGCATGATACGAAGTGCACGGAATTTGAGTCAGACCCAATTTTAGACGCCGATCACCCCGCTAACGGGGTCAAATTTGCACGCCGCTCCACACGTTGAGCGCCGCTGACCGCGCTCCGAGTTGTTCTGCAGCTAGTTCGAGCTTGGGCCCACCACGCGATGCCATCGTCACGGTTGCGCCCGCTGTCCCGAAGGCTTCCGCCGTCGCCAATCCAATCCCGCTGCTTGCGCCCACGACGAGAACGCGTTGCCCGGCCATGCTCATATTCCGAATCCTTGAGATTGACCGACCCCGTCAAATTAAATGCCGTGCCCGTCTCGCGCTTTGTTCAATGCTGCAACCGGGCCGTGCCTATTTCAGCGCGTCCATTTGATCAGGGCAGCAAGACAAGTCGCTTTCCACTCTTCGCTTTGTGCTTGGCTAACGCGGTATCAAACTGTTCGAGCGAATAGGTTTCCAGCGCAACCGACGCCTGGCCGTTAGTCGCGAGTTCGCACACAGCACGATACGCTGCGCGCTGCTCATCAATCGGCGCGTGATAATAAGCGAAGCCGAGCACATCGAGCGACTGCTTGCGGCCCGTTTGCGCGTGGAGCAGAATACCCGATGCAAGACCGTTCCCAATCTGGACCATGCGGCCACCGACCGCCATGACCTGTAGCGCGGCCTCGGCCGGTGCGCCGTTCAGATAGTCGAGGACGATATCTACATCGCCACCTGCTGCCTGCCGGAAAGCCGCGATCAGGTCGGCATCGTCCAGCACGACGGTTTCGTGCGCGCCCAGCGTGCGCGCGAGATCGAGCGATGTCCGGTTGCGGCCGGCAGCAATGATCCGTCCAGCGCCAAGCGCGGCAGCCGATGCTACTGCGATGAGTCCGCTGGTGCCCGTCGCGCCTAGGATGAGCACCGTCTCGCCGGGCTTCATCTTCGCGCGCCAGGCGAGCGGCAGCCATGCCGCAAGGCCCGCATTGCCCATCGCCGCCGCTGTTGCGTCGTCGATGCCATCGGGCACGGGGAGCGCGAAGTCGAGATTGGCGAGCGTGCGATCGGCCATCGAGCCGAAGGGAACCGGGATGGCATTCACGTTGAGATAGAGCCGCTGCCCGTCCTGCGTCCTGACGACGGCCTCGCGACCAACAACCGCGGGCAGCCTGTCGGTACTGAAATAATGCCGCCCTTCGGCAATCATGATATCGAGATTGGTCAGCGCTGCGGCACGCACCGAGACGACCTCATATCCCTCGGCCGGCTGCGGTTCTTCGAAGTCGCCATATTGCGGGCTGCGCTTCTCGTCGACGAATACGGCCTTCATGATGTTCTCCGCTCTAGATCGTGTCTATGTCCGAGGCCCGACCGGGGGTCTCGATGAATGCGAGCAGTGCAGTGGTATCGGCACTGCCGATTCCGGCCTGGGCTGCCGCGCGATAAACCGCAGCGGCTCTCCCAGCCAGCGCAGGGTGCTCGCTCGCCGTCTCGAGAACGAGGGCGAGATCCTTTCCGAAAGTGCCAACAGCGACGATCGGCGGCTCAAACGTGTCCGTCGCCATGCGCCTTCCGATGATCTGCAGCGGCAGCGAATCCGCCCAGCCTTCCGCTAGCGCCTCGGGTAGCGCCGCTATATCAAGACCGTTGGCGCGCGCGAGAGCAAGCGCCTCCGCAATCGCTATGACGTTCACGGCGACGATGAGCTGGTTGCACAGCTTCGCCGCCTGGCCGGCACCCAGAGGGCCCAGATGGCACAGGCGCTTGCTGAGATGCGCCAGTACCGGCGTGACGGTAGCGATGTCATCCTTCGCGCCGCCCGCCAGGATAACAAGCTCCCCGCTCTCTGCGCCCTTGACCCCGCCAGTGACCGGTGCATCGACCCAGCGCGCGTCAGGCACGATCGTCGAGACCCGTTCGGCAAGCGCCCGTGTGGGCACGGGTCCGATGGTCGAGAAATCGACGATGATCGCATGTTGAGCGAGCGCTGCTGCGACCGCGGCCGGACCGAATAGAAGTGCTTCGACCGCCTTTCCATCAGTGAGGCAAAGGCAGACGATATCAGCGTCCGTCACCGCTTGCGCCGGCGAGGACGCCAGCTTGGCTCCGGCATCGACCAGGCGCGCCGCTTTCTCCGCCGAGCGGTTCCAGATCTGGACGTCATAGCCTGCCGCGAGCAGCCTGAGTACCATCGGCGCACCCATGAGCCCGGTGCCGAGAAATGCGATTCTGCTCATAGCTGTGCCTCCAGGTCGCCGATCCAACGCAGCCCCTCGACCGTACTTGTCGCCGGTCGATACTCACATCCAACGCGGCCGGCATAACCCATGCGTTCAAGCATCCAAAAGATCGGCTGCAGCGGCATGTCCGGTGACGCCGGTTCATGGCGATCGGGCACCCCGGCGATCTGGATATGCGAGGTAATGGGCAGATAGGCCGCCAGATAGGTGAGCACGGTGTCGTGCATCTTGCTGCAGTGATAAAGATCGAACTGCAAACCGATGCTGCCCTGCGATGCTTCGACGATATCGGCGGCGAGCGCAAAATCGTCGAGGAAGTATCCCGGCATGTCGAACATGTTGATCGGCTCGATGAGAAGCTGGATGTTACGGGCACGCGCCAGCTCGGCGGCCCAGGCGAGATTGTCGCGATAGGTCATGTGCGCGACAGGATCACGCGAGCGGGCAAGGCCCGCCATGACGTGCAAGGTCGTCGCGTTGATCGCGCTGCCATAGTCCAGCGCGCGGTGTATCGATTCCCTGAACTCTTCTTGGCGATCACTAAGCGCCGCCAGTCCGCGCTCTCCCTTCTCCCAGTCGCCGGGTGGGGCATTAAAGATAGAGAGCGCGAGACCGTTAGTTTCGAGCCGTTGCGCGATCACCTCGGGCGCATATTCGTAGGAAAACAGAAATTCCACGCATGTGAATCCGGCATCCGCCGCCGCCGCAAAACGATCGAGAAACGGCAATTCGGTGAACAGGAAGCTCAGATTTGCAGACAGGCGCTGCGTCAGAATGGACATTGAGGGCTTTCCCGGCACGGATACTGATTAAGTGCAGCGCGACAGGCTTCCCGCGAACGGGAAAGCCTGTCGCTGAGCTTGTTACCGGGTCTGCGATACGACACGGCTCTCGATCGAACCGATCAGATCGACCTCGCTGCGTACCACATCGCCAACGTTGAGAAACGCCTGCGGACGCATGCCGAGGCCGACGCCCTCCGGGGTACCGGTCGCTATGATATCGCCAGGCTCGAGCGTGCAGGCGATCGAGACATAGGCAATCTGCTCATAGATATTCGCGATCATCTCCGAGGTGTTCGACGACTGGCGCAAGTCGCCGTTGACCCAGCAGCGCAGGCCGAGGGCATGCGGGTCGGGAATCTCGTCGGCCGTCACGATCCAAGGACCGATCGGACCGTGCGTGTCGAACGACTTGCCCATGGTGAAGGTGGGCGTGTGCATCTGCCAATCACGCACCGAGACGTCGTTGGCCACCATCTTTGGCTGACGCTGCGGAACCTTCAGCCCCTCACGCCGCCAGGTACGTTCGACCCGCTTATGGTTCACCGTCCACCCTGCATGGCACAGCAACGCCGTCACCCGGCGGTAGCCGTATCGACCATATTGCTTTGCCAGTGCGATCATGTCCTCCGTCAGCGCCTGCTCGTCATCCGCCCCGCGCGGCACCTTGCGCTGCGTCGATCGATGCTGACCCGGCACCCGGCATATCCGTCGGTCGGATACCGGAAACTCTCGTCGCACATGATCAATTCAGCGTCGCCGCCGCGCGGGGCTTAGAAGTTTCCCTTTGCCGCCTCCTGCAGGATCAGCTTGTCCAGGGTCAGATCGGAAATCGCACGGCGAAGCCGCTGGTTCTCCTTCTCCAGATCCTTCATCCGCCGCGCCTGATCGGTCTTCAGCCCGCCATATTCCTTGCGCCACCGATGATAGGTCTGCTCGCTGACCGCGATCCGCCGGCATGCCTCGGCAGTCGAGGCTCCCTGCGCTAGCACAATCTCAACTTCACGCAGCTTGCCGATGATCTCTTCCGGCTTGTGCTTCTTGCTCGGCATTCAATGCCCCTTTCATGGTCCAGACTATCATAGTCTCTGGGCCACTCAGCGGGGGGCAGATCAGCAGCTTGAGAATCCCAAGCGTGAGTCAATACCAGCGCTCATTAGTATGAGCCGCGGCGGATGGCCCGACGGAACAGGCGAGGAGCATCGCAATACCGGCTGCAGAGCCCTCGAAGATACCGGTCACGGGAGGTCCTATCGTCTGAGGAGAAACATGCGGGCAGTGCGTCGTCAGTTGCCGTCCGGCCACGCCACGACCTGCCGTGTCGCCGCGATGCCCGGCACGAAGCTTGGAACGATGTCCTTACCGACGGCGCGCCCATCGGAATTGAAGGTATTCAGATACTGGCCGTGACCGAACAGCCATACTCCTGTGACGCTGCGGAATGAAATGCCGGGCCGCTCGGGAGCCTTGATCTCACTCATCTGGATGATCGGTTCGGTCGACTTGCTCGCGGCGCCGTACAGAGCGAAGCCGATGCCCTCGTGCGTTCGAACGGTCGGCGCGAGCTCGTAATATGCATAGCCCTTTTCGGTGCCGTTCATGCGGTCCGATTGGGTCAGCGCGTCATGGGGAGGCTCTGATTGGAAAAAGATCGTCCGGCCGCCGTCGCCGTTCCAGAGCACCTGTTGCTTGCGGTAATGCTCGACATACGCGCCGAGAACGGTGACGTTGTCTCCAT harbors:
- a CDS encoding cytochrome P450, with protein sequence MSGCPFSDPKKVWDDFRDIREAPGLFWNEQMKRWVVSRYDEITKALHDPATFSSEPVIPTAPPHVRALFAGKVPERGTLIGHDNPTHDRLRSAVNTFFMPRRIARYESWIEAQAHTLIDGFYEEGQIDFRERFSSPLPLKVISHIVGLDVDRSEEYHQALLFFSSPSPERLQPLIDFHAYVESVIQDRRDDRRDDLISHVWNMRDAGESVMTDFEMLSLFPGLMLAGHETSANLIVMALTHMLDRPGMYEWAQQSDEHRVQALEEAFRFEGPITGMPRVVTQPVTLGGKDLMPGEEVFLAYGSGNRDASHFDEGDTFDVARRSRTQHIAFGQGIHACLGAPLARLLLKVELRVLADRLPGLRFAVPYEERDYFPVREVRALVHTSFAWDVLDSHRAKRGKHAAPAGVGADDGWIKAAITGLRLEAEGVLEVRIGALDGDLPAWEAGAHAEIELPNGVIRQYSLCGTVHDGSEWAIAVSRCADGRGGSVYIHDRLRTGNVVRLRPPRNHFALRETSGPVLLIAGGIGITPLVTMAEDLSAAGTDWRLLYLGRSIESMAYRDRLLALDPRRVTIWATTEQGRFDLGTSLAGTPDGTVVYCCGPEHLMRAVEGLCEGRGLVAYLERFAPAEVDTSNDRPFDVVIQSTGETVHVEANETVLAALAQAGVQVLSTCQEGTCGSCEVGVVEGDILHRDTVLTREERAASETMMVCVSRCAGDRLVLRL
- a CDS encoding glycosyl hydrolase, which encodes MSIKVNSRNGALLASIAIGALLNGCATTTPPSPRMTEAASEQGALFASFRQPPSSAKPWAWWHWMNGNVVATEAESDLDWLAQAGIGGVFQFEGGLGAPKQVDVLQSYMSPGWKEVLRRSVSRAHRNGMKFGITTSPGWSATGGPWVRPADAMKKLVWSEIEAEPGSRLIRLRKPPGQYGPYQDVVGTGTKSGESFYADVAVIAFPAVDQLRRPIGVAGLHRTSIEKLSDGHFGAGVLLKGSAAGLAHLTFDLGAAQDVRAVRLGLPSPHGFGAPPAPGAALEASDDGKAWRLVTTLPASTAPVRTNSFPVERARYFRLALSPDTKPGFSDQLTYAPGVKPMPFPKPDGTYNVTELTLWGNPLVRSAEEKAGFATAIDYNALEDSANVVGIDPSTVIDLTGKMHPDGTLDWSPPDRRRWTIFRFGMSLTGHQNGPAPVEATGLEVDKLSASRVEAYLKHYLGLYEEALQGAEKIDAILSDSIEAGMQNWTDDMPSQFARRRGYDLARWLPALTGRVVDNSDRTDGFLSDFRATISDLISEAHYGTIARVAKEHGLAYTAEALEDHRPQLGDDLAMRSHADVPAGAMWWFKGGSRPKPTYEADIKGASSVAHVLGKPVTAVEALTTFGQPWAIAPHDMRPAADLAFVLGGNRLMLHSSVHQAAGAAAFPGITMLPMLGHNFNRNEGWAAMAQGWTRYLTRTQFLLRQGRADTPIAFFIGEEAPVTGLYGEGLPAAPAGLDYDFIDATLLNALSVVDGRLHNTSGNSYAMLYLGGSSRRMSLAMLEKLAALAEQGVTIAGPRPVQSSKSTDDAARFDTLADTIWSRKNVIGTESIASAAETIGLQPAWRLRGSGAFDVAVQHRVIGAANLYFLVNRAARPFVGEVTLSAQGTAQWWDAVTGSREDASAQEDGSQTRVEVALGSNESRFLMMFPQPDTLPKYTTFETVAQAGSQWTVRLESRGLPDRTASLPGLQWLSDSPRYRDFSGTARYIGAITRPHLKSEDCSGARYWLNLGEIADVAQVRVGSHAAGTVWTPPYRIEVTDALHEGTNELEIDIATTWVNRLIAAGRDAPSTPAGQLYAGDTPARPSGLAGPVTLERRCPA
- a CDS encoding ISL3 family transposase, with the protein product MAVKAWDSSLTLPGLIVESRAVVDGTVEVSGRLASAGAMCPDCATPSTSLHSRYDRTLSDLPVSGSTVRLRLSVRRFRCTHTSCQRRTFSEPLAPPVGRRYGRRVGRCDALVRAVAVALGGRPGARMMARLAAPWSRDTMLRVLRRGDPAAELPPPARVVGIDDFAWRRGHSYGSIVVDLERRQVIDLLPDRQRDTVIAWLRQNPQVEIICRDRGPGYGAAASEAAPQARQVADRWHLFENASAAFLAAVRSEMPCLRRALAPTGPVDPATLTRAERIQWDGAQLREALNRQIIDLAAQGIPIKAMSRATGVSRQTIRKVLRGQRHDTFRSRESSLDAWSLTLEAEWNAGCRIGAELWRRLKASGFAGSLRVVSEWATRRRRDEKLGHSGGAGLSARTIARSMTIERETGSAQTALINAVIEKAVPALITAREALDRFHAMMRSKDEARLDPWIAMAADTKLAAFAAGVEADKDAIAAAIATPWSSGQVEGKINRLKAIKRQMFGRAKIDLLKARVMAPA
- a CDS encoding SDR family NAD(P)-dependent oxidoreductase, encoding MSMAGQRVLVVGASSGIGLATAEAFGTAGATVTMASRGGPKLELAAEQLGARSAALNVWSGVQI
- a CDS encoding zinc-binding alcohol dehydrogenase family protein, whose translation is MKAVFVDEKRSPQYGDFEEPQPAEGYEVVSVRAAALTNLDIMIAEGRHYFSTDRLPAVVGREAVVRTQDGQRLYLNVNAIPVPFGSMADRTLANLDFALPVPDGIDDATAAAMGNAGLAAWLPLAWRAKMKPGETVLILGATGTSGLIAVASAAALGAGRIIAAGRNRTSLDLARTLGAHETVVLDDADLIAAFRQAAGGDVDIVLDYLNGAPAEAALQVMAVGGRMVQIGNGLASGILLHAQTGRKQSLDVLGFAYYHAPIDEQRAAYRAVCELATNGQASVALETYSLEQFDTALAKHKAKSGKRLVLLP
- a CDS encoding NAD(P)-dependent oxidoreductase, whose amino-acid sequence is MSRIAFLGTGLMGAPMVLRLLAAGYDVQIWNRSAEKAARLVDAGAKLASSPAQAVTDADIVCLCLTDGKAVEALLFGPAAVAAALAQHAIIVDFSTIGPVPTRALAERVSTIVPDARWVDAPVTGGVKGAESGELVILAGGAKDDIATVTPVLAHLSKRLCHLGPLGAGQAAKLCNQLIVAVNVIAIAEALALARANGLDIAALPEALAEGWADSLPLQIIGRRMATDTFEPPIVAVGTFGKDLALVLETASEHPALAGRAAAVYRAAAQAGIGSADTTALLAFIETPGRASDIDTI
- a CDS encoding hydroxypyruvate isomerase family protein → MSILTQRLSANLSFLFTELPFLDRFAAAADAGFTCVEFLFSYEYAPEVIAQRLETNGLALSIFNAPPGDWEKGERGLAALSDRQEEFRESIHRALDYGSAINATTLHVMAGLARSRDPVAHMTYRDNLAWAAELARARNIQLLIEPINMFDMPGYFLDDFALAADIVEASQGSIGLQFDLYHCSKMHDTVLTYLAAYLPITSHIQIAGVPDRHEPASPDMPLQPIFWMLERMGYAGRVGCEYRPATSTVEGLRWIGDLEAQL